A window of Nicotiana sylvestris chromosome 8, ASM39365v2, whole genome shotgun sequence genomic DNA:
tgcctcattttacaccacaagttcaaaagtcttctcatttttcttaaactctctgcccagtcaaatgggttcacataaattgaaactgagggagtataaaatataaagaacttctagtattatttatatttattaatttttttttatataatattgGCCTAAGATTAGATTAAATGGAGTAACATATTAGTGATGGAtttgaggattcatatagccggCCCTTTATTTGGGATTGaagcattgttgttgttgtataagcTTATAAAACAAGACCGGTATAATTATTAAAGAATGTAAGCCTTTGATTAAGGAGGCAGCATAAGTCTGTTCACCAGTGAATGTAAGCTATTTAGATCCAAGATCGCAGAGGCTTTGCTACTATgtgaaaataagaagaaaagtcGAGAGACTTGTACAAGTGCTCCTTGTATGGGAGTTCAAACACTAGGAAAAAGGTAAGTTGGAACATGGTGAAGGGAGAGTTGATGAAGACTGTAGCAGCATcgtagaaatccaaaaatccagAAAAGACTCAATGACTCAATGTATCATTTACTGCCATCACGCCGGAAAGAGAAGGGGCGATGAACCTTAAGGATTACAAGCCTTATAGTCTAGTTGGAGCATTTATAAGATCGTTTTGTGATAAGTTAAATAATTGTATATTTCTTGTGAAATCCTCGTATACATGCAATATACTAGAAAGTCTAGAACCTACAATAAAATACGGTTAGTACTCACCCAATCAATGTACCTTTTATTGCCATCACGCCAAAAAGAGAAGGCGACAACAAACCTTAAGGATTACATGTCAATTAATCGTGATGGAACATTTGTAAGATCATTTTTCGATAGGtaaattagttttatatttgcAAGAAAATCCTCGTGTACATGCAATATACCAAAAAGTTGAGAACCTACAATAAAACATATTTTTTACAAAGCTCATGCAATCAGCTTTACAAATAGGGACCTCATTGGtgcacaaaaaaaaaaactagacaCAACTACCCCTCAAAGGTGTAATGTCATTCTCAACTCCCTCAAAAGCtatcttatttctcttttttcataTAACCCACTTATGAGCTAGGGTGAAACATCTAAAGGCGTGGGTCTTCTCTTTCTTCATCCTAAACCCCATCTAAGCGATGTCTCCATTACTGTGCTGGACATTACCCATTGTACTTTGAACCAATTCAAGACCACCCATTACAAACGTGCTAGTAACAATGCATCGGGATTGGATCATCTTCTCAGCAATTACACATATTGCACCAGCTAAGATGTATGAGTTTCCTCTTCAAATATTTATCTGTTACTCTTGTTTTTGTTGACCCTGCAAAGGAGCACACCTTTCTAGGTTGCCCTTAGGATCCACACTGAAAGATGCAAAGGTTTAAGATTGAGAGACATTCGTTATAGAGGGCGAGGCATGCGGACAAGAACGGAACCGTGGATCGGTGATGAAGGAGAAGACTAGGAAAGACTAGGAGCTGAACTACCTTTCAGTTGTGGCCATTGAAGAGTTATAATAAAAGGTTGGGAAGACGTTTTGGTAAGTAATAGTGTTGTATCATTGAGGTATGTCAGCAAAGAGATGGAGATTAGATCCAAAAGAGTAGAACTTTGCAATGTATAATGAGCTCAAAAAATCTGTTACGACCTCAAGTTCGAAAACATTGTCCTCGGCCAACTTATACAAAAAGTTAAGCGAAgattatatgtgtgtgtgtgtgtatatatatatatatatatatatatatatatatatatattttccggTCTATCAatattgttcttgttgtcttcAGAGATTCTAGTATTTGTCTCCATCCAAATGACCCCTAAACGACTGCAAGGATGGTATTCCAAATAAAGGAAGAATATTTGGACATTCTCCTCCTTTGCCTAGCAAGTAAATAGTTTAGTGTATCTGGGGAACAAACACTTGATGCCTTGGACATTTAAGAAGTACAGTATTTGACTTGAAAGTTTACTGTGAAGGAAAAGATGGTTGACATCTTCAACATTTTCTTCGCAAAGAGAGCATCTATTGCATAGCCTCTTTATTGAAGGTTATTAAAAGATGGTTGACGTCTTCAACATTTTCTTCGCAAAGAGAGCATCTAGTGCATGGCCTCTTTATTGAAGGTTATTAAGAGAGGGACATTTTCTTTTTACAACTGATCAGGAGAAGTATTTGAGTTTGTTTAGAGCCTTGTTCTTCCAAATAGATTTCCAATGGTCATAGTGTAAGAGGGTGTTGAGATCTTATAAAAAAATGAGTAACAACTCTTCCTAGAAAAAGGAGGATTCCAAAAGATATTATCGAGAGAGGGATAGGTGGGACACCGTTGCAGAATAGAGTGAACTCACTATAACCTTCAAGTTCCTATTCATTGTGATCTCCTACGAGGAATAAACAACCTTGACTCTTGCTTTTGAGTTAGAGTCAAGGCACGATGTACATTTGAAAGTACAGGAAAGGTATCCTTCAAAGGAGAGCGGCGAAACCATATATCTTGCCAACTTCATGAGGGTTTGAGTGAAGATGTGGACTACCTGCTATTCCATTGTGAGGTGTCAAGGTGTCAACACCTTTATTATCGGCGGTGATGAATTGGTTAAACTTTGGACAGTGCTAGGGACAATGCCGAGCCTACAGAAAAGGAATGAGAAGGCACAATCATGGAACTCGCTTCACTTGCTGTAATGTGGGCACGATCATTAGAGTGGAATATGTGAGCTCTCGTGATGTTGAGAATGATCTTTTACATTTGAGTTTCTAGTTTTATTCGGGTGAACTCTTGAGATTCCTGTCACCTCTAAGGCTTTGGTCTATTGGTAGGAGTGCAACACGTAATGTGTGCGTTAGGCACACGTCACGAGTTTGAACCTTGCCTTAGATAAAAGCTTGGTATTTAAGCGGAGATGAGTAGAGGGGCACGTCCATTATCCGTTGAGCTTCGAGCTTTGCGCCACTAGACCAATTTTTTTTTCTCCATTATAAAAAAACCCCGAGGTTCTTGTATGTATAGAAGTTAGAGTGTGTTTTGTGGAGAACCATCTTCCTTTTTTATGTAGGTTCTCTACTGTCCCATACAATTGTATACATAGATTTTTTCATATtattaatagcctgtttggccaagcttctaaaatatgtttattttgagaagtgcttttttcaaaagtacttttggtgaaaaTCAGTCTGTGTTTGGCTCAtcaatttgaaaagcacttttgagtagcaattagtgtttggccaagcttttagtgcttctaagtgtatttttctcaaaagtcttTTCAAAAAGGTAGTTCTGGGGAGAAGAAAAACGCTTCTcagaaactgcttctgcttctactcaaaagcactttttttccttcaaacATCTTAGCAAAACACCTTAACTTTGAAAAAAAGAGGACTTTTGACAAAAAAATCATTTTTGGCCAAGAAAAAAgcgccaaacaggctataaaatTACTTCTTTATCGAAAATGAAAGGAGATTTTTATACTATTGACCTGGATGCGTACTTCTATTTTCTTGACTTTCGACATCGACCATATCTAGGTTGAAATTTATATTTCCCTTCCTCctttctaaaataaaaaaatagtcgGGGTTTTCGGGGTGTGGAGGCGTGGGTGAAAGATGGGCAGTGACTTTATAAAAAACTGTCTCTCTTACAAGATTTAGGCTTTCTCAATatttattctattatttttttttgaaaaaggatGATTGTCTAGGTCTCTCACCAAAATTCCATCCTCTCACTCTTTAGCCCATTATCTTCTGTATTAATCACCTCTCCATTTTCCACTCTGAATTATAGCAGTTTATTTCTCAGTTTATTAATTAGAATATTAATTATTAATAAAGTTATTATtagataaaaaatgaaaattagcTGTCATACACTGGTGTCTACTATTACAAGAATTTTGCGTATTTATTTTATGTTGCTATCTTGTCCCCAATTATAGCTCTTGGTGATTTGTTGGTGACTTGTTCCCAATGAATCTTGATCTTCTCCATGTCTTTGGTATTGCAGTGTGATGAATCTGTTGGCAGAGATCTACTCTCAAGAGCAAATGATTCCAAAAACGtttggggagaaaaagaaatttGATCTCAATGAAATTGATCGACAAGATGACCCTGGGGAAGGGACATGGTCTTCAGAAAATCCTTACATGCTATCAACATTGGCACCAAGATTATGGCCTTTCATGAGACATAGTATCACTTCAGTCCGTTATTCAGCTATTCGGACTTTGGTAGCCTACCTTATCTGATCCTCTTTTTATTTGCTGTTAACATAACGGACTGCTGTTAGTTGTGTACATCACAGTTGCAATGTCTTATCGCTTGTATTTTGGTTGATTTGTCTTCGCATGAATTGGTTTTACACAATGCAAGTGCACATAAGTATAGAAGATAAAAAGCTGATTCTTAAATTTTCTTATGCAGGAACGATTGCTTGAAGCCGAATATAAGAGGAGCATTGCTGAATCATCTAGCTCTTTCTGGCCTTCATTTATTTTGGGTGATACTCTCAGGATTGTTTTCCAGAATTTGCTACTTGAATCAAATGAGGAGATCGTGCAGTGTTCAGGCAGGGTTTGGAGGATCTTTCTCCAGGTTTGTTGTTTATACCTGTCCTTCCCAAGTAAACCCCCAGATCAGCGTTCCACTTTTCATAGTGCTATATTTAATTGGATCAACAGAAACATCCTGTGAATGGCTATGATAATGCATTATCGTCTTAATCGATATCTGATATTTGAATCAGAGTGTACTAGCAGAAAAGGAGCATTctctaaaaatattattttatggaTATCCTATTTGGTGATTGGGATTGAGAGGGATACTATCCTATGTTAGTTGAAGAGACTTTTCTAAGATTACATATCTGGAGGTGATTATAAGTCTGGTATTCAGCTGGACTTTGTTAGCTCTTTAGCCTTCGCATAGGATCATTGTAAAAGAGCTAACAAACTCACTACTTTCGTACTTATTCTGCTTTcatgcatcttcttgatgccattTATAACACTACTTCTATAAAAAAAAGGTCTGGTATTCAGCTATTTAGTTATTTTCTAGAGATACTGGTAGGTTGTATTTAGTTGGATAGAAGAATGAAGTGGATGGATATTTTATGAATGAAGTGGATGGATATTTTATTTCTTCCCTTAGATAGTGGAGTCACTCATTTGATGGTTTTTTGGGGAAAGGTTAGGATTCATATGATGGttttatagcccgtttggccaagcttctttttgggcTAAAAGTGCTTTTTTGGCCAAATATTgatgtgtttggccaagcttttagaaggaaaaaaagtgtttttgaggagaagcagaaaaaagtagcttttctccaaaagcacttttctgagaagtacttttgagaaaaattatacttagaagcagtttttaaaagcttgaccaaatactaattactgctcaaaagtgctttttaaattaattagccaaacacaaactgcttctcaccaaaagtacttttttgaaaagtacttttcaaaatataagctgattttagaagcttggccaaacaagctattaaTCGAATTTCATCTGAACCTTCTTTATCTAATTTGAATCTTCTTCCTTTCTCGTTCAAGTGAACCTTCCAAGTCAAGTGATGACCAGAGACTTGCTACCTATGGATTTTCTTTATTGTTCTTCGGGAAGGAGGGTTTGGGCCTTTTGGGGAATAAGCTTGACAAGGTGATATGCATATGTCCCACAAGGTGTCTTTGGCTTTTGTTTCATTGTGTCCGAGGGAGACATGGGGAGAGGTGGAAGTCTCTTCAAGTGATTTAGGTCCTGTGTGGCAATGTGTTATCTATTTGCTTTTTCTCCTTGTCCTGAACGTAAGCAAAAGAACAAAGCAAATGCTTAGTTGTGGTCATCTTTTGACTTTTTTTCGTCCATGTCATTGATCCATTGTTCTTGGGTCCTCTTACTAGGAGGGTTTTGTAGTGCGGGGGAAGGCTCTGACAGTGGATTTTTAATCCAGGCAGGTTATAATGCTGTACGTTTCAAACAGTTTGGCACTACAGCGTTTTTCAATTGGATTATTAAATTGAAGACATCAATTACAATAAAACCCTTAAATCATCGGAAACTTTAAAAGATGATCTTCAAGGAAATAAAGGAGAAAGGATGAGCGGGTTGGTCATGTGGGATAATATTGGGTatattgttgttcttgttgtttTTGATGAGCGGGTTGGTCACTTCATCCCATAAGGAGTATTTTGGGTAGGTTCTTATGTTTTTCTTCATGATAAAATGTGTTTGGAAAGTAGGAAAAAGGGCGATGGGAAAAAAGTGAAGGAGAAATGTGATGTTCCACTCAAAGGAGTAGCAATAGGAATAACCCGGTAACAAATTGATATAACCCTGAACTAGACTACCACAAGTGAGTTGCTTTAGTTGGGTGAAGTGGGAGTGTACACTTTGGTAGAGGACGATGATAATATTATGGTAGCAGCATTGTGCCCAGGGCTTAGTTCAAGTGGCAAAGGTTGATGGACTTGTGATTTAGGTCACAGGGTCGAGCCATGTGCCATTTTAACTAAGCCACTTATGTAAGTGGAGATAGGTAGAGTGGCGGGCTTATTATCCCCGAGTTTTGTAGGCTGCGGTTTGTTCCAAGGGTTCGCCCTAGACGGTTTTCTCGATCTTCAATAAAAATATATTGTTGTAGGGGGAACTTTATGCCAGCTTATCCAGGAAAAAAATTATGCTAGCTTCAAATAATTGGCTATAAGATAAATTAGAACAACAATGTTGTTATTTAATGGAGTGAAGGTTCTGTGTTTTTTGGTATACTTCTTGTGTACGTTTTTTTCCCCATCATTAATAAATTATTTACTATAAAATGATGTTATATAATGGAGACCGGATTGCCGTTTCTTAATCATTAACCTTGAGCAAATATTTTTGTAGTTAGCCGAGAAAATTGTTTCTTAGTTATTTGATCTTCTTATGTTTGATGAGATATCTATTTCAATTGCTGTTAGTGCCCAGTAGAAGACTTGGAAGATGCTTCAAAGGCATATTTTCCTTCTTGGCTGGAGTTAGCAACTACTCCATATGGTTCATCATTGGATACTGCAAAAATGTTTTGGCCTGTAGCTCTTCCCCGCAAAAGCCACTTCAAAGCAGCTGCAAAGATGAGAGCTGTGAAACCAGAAAACGATTCCCTTCAAAGTATATGCTCAGATTCAGGTGAAGGCTCTACTGTGCTGGAGAAAAGTACAGAGGCTTCCACCAGCAGCGGAAAGATTGTGGTTGGTGCTGATGTCGACATGTCGGTTACATATACACGTGTCGTTACTGCCACAGTCTTGGGCATTTTAGCTGCTAGGTTACGTGAAGGTTCTTTGCAGTTTTTTATCGACCCCTTATGGAAGGCGCTTACCTCTCTATCTGGAGTTCAACGCCAGGTGCATAATCTTAAACAAGTGTTTAGCATTGATCTTCATTTCCTTTATATTTCCCCTTCTATATGCCAATTTTTTgagaatgatttttttttttcctgAGAATACTTTCTAGATGCCATATTTAAACTGGAGTTTTGATGGTGAATCAGGTAGCTTCAATGGTGcttatttcttggtttaaagaacTGAAAACCAGGAGCATCATGGATATGGACAGGGTTATTGCTGGCATCTCAAGTAATTTTAGGAGCCAATTGATGGATTTGTTAGCCTGCATTAACCCTGCTTTTCCTACGAAAGATTCTCTTTTTCCTTACATTGAACTCTCAAGAACGTACGATAAAATGCGCAATGAAGCTCGTCAGCTCTACTATGAGACTGAGGCAGCTGGCATGTTTAAAGATTTGTTGTCATCCATTCAGGTTGATCTAGAAAATCTTAGCGCCGATGATGCAATAAATTTTGCATCTAAACTTCAATTCTTAAGTATTAATTCTATGGGGGAGGAATCTGCCGAGCTGAACAGCTTGGACGAATTAGAAACATTCAAACAGAGGCTTTTGACCACTTCTGGGTATTTGAAATGCGTCCAGGTAACTTTTGGGGGTGAATCTCTAAACCTGGAGTCTTATTAACTGGATAAGTTTATTACATCATTTTCTAACTTCCAGTTTTTCCTTTGACAACTCGCAGAATAATTTGCATATTACCGTCTCTTCTTTACTGGCCGCTGCTGTTGTCTGGATGAATGAACTTCCAGTGAAACTGAATCCAATTATTTTACCTTTGATGGCTTCTATTAAGAGAGAACAGGTAAGTGTTCAATGTGATATTTCCTGAAAAGAGAGCACTTGCTATTTGCATGTCATAATTGTTCATTTTTGAAGGAGGAGATATTACAATGTAAGGCTGCTGAGGCTCTTGCAGAACTTATCTATCGTTGTATGGGACGGAAGCCTGGACCAAATGACAAGTTAATTAAGAACCTCTGTAGTTTGACATGCATGGATCCTTGTGAGACACCTCAAGCCGGAGTTTTGAATTCTATCGAAATAATTGAAGAGCAAGATCTTCTATCCTCAGTTAGTAGCAGTAATAGACACAAATCGAAAGTTCATATGCTCTCCCCTGGTGAAGATCGTTTAAAGGTTGAGGGCTTCATCAGTAGACGTGGATCTGAACTTGCCTTGAAGTACTTATGTGAAAAATTGGGTGGATCTTTGTTTGAAAAGCTTCCTAAGCTGTGGGACTGCTTAGTTGAAGTTCTTAAGCCTTGTAGTCTTGAAGGCATGACTGAAGAAGATGAAAAACTTATTACTCGAGCTATTGAGTTGGTTAAAGATTATCAGAACTTGATTAACAATATCCAGGTCAGTCCCAATGGTCGTAATTCTTCGTTTCTTGCACTTTTGATAATTACATGTTTATTGCAAATGCATCCAAGAAGGGACTAAATCTGGTACACAAGAAGTAAAAAATTGCTTTCCATGAAAGTTGTTGTCATCCACTTGGTGGATGGGTGATTGATCTGACGTTCTGCGTTCTATGGACAAAATACATAAGTTTCGTTCTTACTCTTGAATGGTGCACAAGTGCCAATGAAGCCACCTACCATGctctatttttttctcttttatttgctACATTGGGAGATCTTTCCCGAGGGCCAGAGGGGATACTTGTAATGTTTTGTTGCTTTTGTAGTAGGAAATGACTCTCTTTGTGAAGCTACCTTTTATTCTGGTCTCAGTCCTCTGCGCCTTCTGTTAGGTAATGATGCCATGATGAGTCCTCTTTGTGAAGAAAAGATTAACAACCCTTTGTTGATGTTAATACCTATAGAAAGCAGATATTGTTTTTTAGGTTATCATAAACAAAATTGAATACCTAATTCCTTCTGGGAGTTTCTCTTTTTAGTAGATTATTATGGGTATGCCTCACAATTATCTTCTTGGGTGGTACGAATTTGTTACGAATGTTGAGCTTCAATAATCAAAGTAAGAAAAATTCGTTGGCTTGGGATTTCTAGGAGGTTTTTAGTTTCTCTGCGTTGATTCTGATCTGATTATTCATTTCCCCTTCATCAACTCCTGAAGGATATCTATTTTAATAAGCCCCCAAAAGAACCCATTAGGAATAGAAAGGAGGGGGACCAACAGTGAAGCTCAATATTAGAAGTGAAGAAGGAAATGGAGTTCTTATCTTAAAAATAAGCTCTTACACATTCTCTGTTCCTTGAAGGCCTTTGTTTCCTCCTTTTGTTTTTCCTGCTTACTAtctgaacaacaaccaaaattcttCTCTGATCAAAGTTCCTTTATATGTTTGCTAGTATCTTTCACATATCTCCTgagttttatcattttttaaaaaacttaaatTGATAAATGTTTGAATCTACAGAAAAATTGCTTATTTCATTTGCTAAGATTGAATCATGTCATTACTTTCGTGATGGAATGAGTGCAAGTTGCCCATACAGAGAACAGTAACAGAGGTGTAACTGGTCTATCCCTTAAGGTGAAGCAGTTTGATCGCATGTTTACAAAAACAAATTTACAAGTGTTGTTGCTTAACTGATATTGGCTAGGGGTGTAGTTGCAAATGAATTGTACACCTAAGACATTATATATTTGTTTCCTGTCGGAAGCAGCAACTGCAAGTTTTAGCAAGAAACAAATTCATCAGAAGTGTATATGACAGGTAGCATTGTCCACCACTTTGCTTGTTATTGTTTCATAAATTATTCAGAAAGACGTGATTAGTTTCAGTGCTCTAATTCAGTTGGATGTTCTCTTGCTTCCATGACTCCTTGACTTCAGCATTGTCTATGTCTTCTTATTCTTTTTTCCTTTGAGTGGCAGGTGGTCCGTTCCATTGCACCAATGCTGGACGAGACGTTAAGACCAAAACTTCTCACTCTTCTTCCATGCATCTTCAGATGTGTTCGTCATTCACATATTGCCGTGAGATTAGCTGCATCTAGATGTATTACAACCATGGCCAAGTCAATGACATTGGATGTGATGGGTTCTGTAATTCAGAATGTTGTGCCTATGTTAGGTGACATTACATCTGTACATTCTAAACAAGGAGCTGGCATGCTTGTTAGTTTGCTTGTCCAAGGACTTGGTATCGAGCTGGTTCCTTATGCTCCCCTTTTAGTAGTTCCCCTCCTGAGGTGTATGAGTGATTCAGATCATTCTGTCAGACAGAGTGTGACACATAGTTTTGCCACCCTTGTGCCTCTACTTCCATTAGCACGTGGTGTTTCTCCTCCTGTTGGTCTTAGCGAACACCTATCACGAAGTCAAGAAGATGTTAAATTTTTGGAGCAGCTAGTTGACAACTCTCACATTGATGATTACAAGCTCTCAACTGAACTAAAGGTGACATTGAGAAGGTAACTCCTCCAGAACCACTGATTATCTCTCAAGTGTCTGCATGTGATGCCTACATCCCTGTGCTGAGCTGACTTTTTCTTTAAAACTAATATCTCGGTCTCTCGCTGCCTAAATCACAGTGTTCCCATCACATAGGCCTATCCTACGTTCCTCTTTCTCCTACTCTTTTTTTccttgtttcagtttctctctGTCCATATAACAAGGGATGGTGGGACCAAAATGACCATCTATCGTCATGCTGTAAGGTGCATTTTCTTGTTGTGAGATGATTAGACATTTGGATGTGCcaaaagaattggtttaaaagtaTATCATGAGCATGAATATTGGTAACATACAATATGAGGAGttttggggggtgggggggggggggcgtaTACATGAACCACACTATTGGAAACACAAGCACATCTAGATGGTCTCTCTGTACCTGCTTTTATATTTACTAAGCTATTGAGCCCAATACAAGATAATTCATGCTACCTAAATTACCCTCTGGAAAGAACTAATTGAACATTTTGTTTGGCAAGCTTACCGTTCCCGGAATTCTTTTGTACACTTAAGACATGCTATTGGAAGTGACCATCTGCTAAGTTTTCAGCCCAGCATACAAAGTCCAGGCTAAGCGATAAAGAGGAAAATTGACGAAATATAAAGGACAGCATATTACTCTTAAATATGTGCTTATACAGTTTCTTCTAATCCATATTGTCCACAGTCCATCTGTTTCTAAACAGCCAGACAACTGCTTAATTGCATAGTTGCAGAAAAGCATAACTATGTCATGCGAGATGTGTTTTTTTGAGAAACGTGATGTCAGCTAGTTTCTAGTCACTGCTGCTCCTACATCTGCATGGAAACTAGGGAAGAAATGCAAGAAATACAAGGTCTAATATTGTTGATCTTTCTTGTTTGGTTTGCCtctgaaaagaaaataaagaggaaGAAAATTGCTTTTCGTGGACCCCTGTTGGTGAAAGTGGACATAAAAATGATGACTTCCCCCTTTTCTCTCAAATTCAAGCAGAGGAGAGGAGATTTCTTATTTCAGCttgatttctctttatttttatttgtctccTTGTGGGGCAGTCATTTAACCTTGGTGCCTTATTTGAAATGCATTTACTTTTCTTTAAGCTATTCCCCCTTCCCCCAGACTGAAAAAAGAGGGGGTAAAAAGAAAGGGGATTTCAATTTATCCATGAAGAGCCTTTTGCTAGTTTGTTTTTTGGTCTAAGATTTTTTCTCTTATGCTTTCAGGTACCAACAAGAAGGTATAAACTGGTTGGCATTTTTGAAGCGCTTTAATCTTCACGGGATTTTATGTGATGACATGGGCCTTGGTAAAACCCTTCAAGCATCAGCAATTGTGGCTTCTGATGTAGCAGAGCACATTGCTCTAAATAGTTCCCAGGATTTACCTCCATCCTTGATAATATGCCCCTCAACCCTTGTCGGCCACTGGGTTTATGAAATAGAGAAGTTTATTGATGGTTCTTTGCTTACTACCCTCCAGTATGTTGGTTCTGCGCAAGAGCGCATTTCGCTACGGTCTCAGTTTAGTGAGCATAATGTTATCGTGACATCATATGATGTTATCCGCAAAGATGTTGATTATCTTAGACAGCTGTTTTGGAACTATTGCATTCTAGATGAGGGACATATCATAAAGAATTCTAAGTCGAAAATAACAGTTGCTGTTAAACAATTAAAGGCACAACACCGACTCATTCTGAGTGGAACACCGATACAGGTGTGTTAATATTGTTAGCAATTCAGCCAGAACTGAATATTTATAACAGTTCAATGGGTGCTTAACAGTTAATCTGTCTCAAATTGCAGAATAATGTGTTGGATCTGTGGTCACTTTTTGACTTCCTTATGCCAGGGTTTCTTGGAACTGAAAGACAAGTGAGTTACACCATTTGCTAAGTTAAAATTGCACTTTTTGTAGTTCTTACGTTGTTCAATGT
This region includes:
- the LOC104239904 gene encoding TATA-binding protein-associated factor BTAF1 isoform X3, which gives rise to MDVNEMIRDEDLIVQRANSPGNGVATQYYSSRPVGNIRHFVAKMVPSVRSRRPSARELNLLKRKAKISSKDQTKGWNKDGDTEAPQSQDIISPRGMCPDISSSNKLLGENISDEDGLESDGDKIWPFQSFVEQLILDMFDPLWEVRHGSVMAMREILTHQGANAGVIIPDLRCDSALNIKMEDRVDENTIKRERPIDLNMQVPLDELESVSKKLKVEPEGASYLAMDTMVCTSRDGDPGGVNVKVEDAGLSLAIEQANGEFSIGSVKLETQSHLSGGSLGNDISTEKEGGVDKASLEKMDILENLPENCELMNLVKLARHSWLKNCEFLQDCAIRFLCVLSLDRFGDYVSDQVVAPVRETCAQALGAVLKYMHPTLVHETLNILLQMQRRPEWEIRHGSLLGIKYLVAVRQEMLPELLGCVLPACKAGLEDPDDDVRAVAADALIPTAASVVSLNGQLLHSIIMLLWDILLDLDDLSPSTSSVMNLLAEIYSQEQMIPKTFGEKKKFDLNEIDRQDDPGEGTWSSENPYMLSTLAPRLWPFMRHSITSVRYSAIRTLERLLEAEYKRSIAESSSSFWPSFILGDTLRIVFQNLLLESNEEIVQCSGRVWRIFLQCPVEDLEDASKAYFPSWLELATTPYGSSLDTAKMFWPVALPRKSHFKAAAKMRAVKPENDSLQSICSDSGEGSTVLEKSTEASTSSGKIVVGADVDMSVTYTRVVTATVLGILAARLREGSLQFFIDPLWKALTSLSGVQRQVASMVLISWFKELKTRSIMDMDRVIAGISSNFRSQLMDLLACINPAFPTKDSLFPYIELSRTYDKMRNEARQLYYETEAAGMFKDLLSSIQVDLENLSADDAINFASKLQFLSINSMGEESAELNSLDELETFKQRLLTTSGYLKCVQNNLHITVSSLLAAAVVWMNELPVKLNPIILPLMASIKREQEEILQCKAAEALAELIYRCMGRKPGPNDKLIKNLCSLTCMDPCETPQAGVLNSIEIIEEQDLLSSVSSSNRHKSKVHMLSPGEDRLKVEGFISRRGSELALKYLCEKLGGSLFEKLPKLWDCLVEVLKPCSLEGMTEEDEKLITRAIELVKDYQNLINNIQVVRSIAPMLDETLRPKLLTLLPCIFRCVRHSHIAVRLAASRCITTMAKSMTLDVMGSVIQNVVPMLGDITSVHSKQGAGMLVSLLVQGLGIELVPYAPLLVVPLLRCMSDSDHSVRQSVTHSFATLVPLLPLARGVSPPVGLSEHLSRSQEDVKFLEQLVDNSHIDDYKLSTELKVTLRRYQQEGINWLAFLKRFNLHGILCDDMGLGKTLQASAIVASDVAEHIALNSSQDLPPSLIICPSTLVGHWVYEIEKFIDGSLLTTLQYVGSAQERISLRSQFSEHNVIVTSYDVIRKDVDYLRQLFWNYCILDEGHIIKNSKSKITVAVKQLKAQHRLILSGTPIQNNVLDLWSLFDFLMPGFLGTERQFHASYGKPLLAARDPKCSAKDAEAGVLAMEALHKQVMPFLLRRTKDEVLSDLPEKIIQDRYCVLSPVQLKLYEQFSGSHVRQEISSIVKHNESDASQKNDLPKASSHVFQALQYLLKLCSHPLLVFGERVAESLSSVVSELFPPGSDIVSELHQLHHSPKLVALQEILSECGIGVDSGSEGTICVGQHRVLIFAQHKALLDIIERDLFHTHMKSVTYLRLDGSVEPEKRFDIVKAFNSDPTIDVLLLTTHVGGLGLNLTSADTLVFMEHDWNPMRDHQAMDRAHRLGQRKVVNVHRLIMRGTLEEKVMSLQRFKVSVANAVINAENASLKTMNTDQLLDLFTSAESKKGASRSRRTDEKSDVDSILPRSGKGLKAILGGLEELWDQSQYTEEYNLSHFLAKLNG